One Nicotiana tomentosiformis chromosome 4, ASM39032v3, whole genome shotgun sequence genomic window carries:
- the LOC104120127 gene encoding tetratricopeptide repeat domain-containing protein PYG7, chloroplastic: MLMIQSTISPPVQKTLLVPAQIAASGKHGCYLALHGGFGSTSAYFHFPRRPIKRNSVQLQIFARKVESFSLLVPEKVDESSEKLLNGGDITTSKGQVLSLSAFSCGSIFWLTSGQVASASESVRVNMVYEVGELFELGIQLTYLLILLALLGAGSFFVIRQVLVRRELDLSAKELQEQVRSGDASATELFELGAVMLRRKFYPAATKYLLQAVQKWDGDDQDLAQVYNALGVSYVLDEKIDKGIAQFENAVKLQPGYVTAWNNLGDAYEKTKDLTSALRAFEEVLLFDPNNKIARPRRDALKDKVKMYKGVPVKSKKS, encoded by the exons ATGCTAATGATACAGTCCACCATTTCACCTCCTGTCCAAAAAACACTACTTGTTCCAGCTCAAATTGCAGCAAGTGGTAAACATGGCTGCTATCTTGCTTTACATGGCGGATTTGGCTCAACATCTGCTTATTTTCATTTTCCAAGAAGACCCATCAAGCGAAATTCAGTTCAG CTGCAGATTTTTGCAAGGAAAGTAGAATCATTCTCACTTTTGGTTCCAGAGAAAGTTGATG AATCATCAGAGAAGTTGCTGAATGGTGGAGATATTACTACTAGTAAAGGACAGGTTCTTTCTCTATCTGCTTTCTCATGCGGGTCTATCTTCTGGTTGACATCCGGGCAAGTGGCATCAGCAAGTGAAAGTGTCAGAGTAAACATGGTTTATGAGGTCGGAGAGTTATTTGAATTGGGAATCCAACTTACCTACCTGCTTATACTACTAGCATTGCTTGGTGCTGGAAGCTTCTTTGTGATTCGGCAAGTCCTTGTCCGCAGAGAGCTTGATCTTTCTGCCAAAGAATTGCAA GAGCAAGTTAGAAGCGGTGATGCCAGTGCAACAGAACTTTTTGAACTTGGAGCTGTGATGTTGAGGCGAAAATTCTACCCAGCTGCTACGAAGTACCTGCTTCAGGCAGTACAAAAGTGGGATGGAGATGATCAGGATCTTGCCCAA GTTTACAATGCCCTTGGTGTCAGTTATGTACTTGATGAGAAAATTGACAAAGGAATTGCTCAGTTTGAGAATGCTGTAAAACTTCAACCAGGTTATGTTACGGCATGGAACAACCTCGGCGATGCGTATGAGAAAACCAAAGACTTAACATCCGCTCTAAGAGCATTTGAAGAGGTCCTTCTTTTTGATCCTAATAACAAAATAGCTCGTCCTAGGCGCGATGCATTGAAGGATAAAGTAAAGATGTACAAAGGAGTACCTGTGAAATCTAAGAAGAGTTGA
- the LOC104120129 gene encoding uncharacterized protein: MEIQKATFIINSRHFHPIPNSTHHPILVSPQHKPLQHRRLLKVRSHFCCCSSSHSHHPVVKDPILEAGNESFVKNRDTHYKYITRKKRVFFLDVNPLCYKGSTPSLLSFAHWISLFFSQVSLTDPVIAVVDGERGNEYRRQLLPSYKAKRRKYGHQFPGAGKSPRSTVETSHRLILDVLHNCNVPVVKIESHEADDVIATLVEQVLQRGHRVVVASPDKDFKQLISDDVQIVMPVPEFNRWSFYTLKHYVAQYNCDPRSDLSLRCILGDEVDGVPGIQHVVPGFGRKTALKLLKKHGTLENLLNAAAVRSVGKQYAQDALIKYADYLRRNYEVLSLKRDVRIHIEEQWLDERDARNDSLVLSNFITSLKESRNLNLQNSSHSNG; the protein is encoded by the exons ATGGAGATTCAAAAAGCTACCTTTATCATCAATTCTCGccattttcacccaattccaaaCTCTACCCACCACCCAATTCTTGTTTCCCCACAACATAAACCTTTACAGCACAGAAGATTGCTAAAAGTACGCTCCCATTTCTGTTGTTGTTCTTCTTCTCATAGTCATCATCCAGTTGTAAAAGACCCAATTTTGGAAGCAGGGAATGAATCTTTTGTGAAAAACAGAGATACCCATTACAAGTATATTACAAGAAAAAAGAGGGTATTTTTCTTGGATGTTAATCCTCTTTGTTACAAAGGAAGTACCCCTTCTTTGCTTTCTTTTGCTCATTGGATTTCCCTTTTCTTCTCTCAAGTTAGCCTCACTGATCCTGTCATTGCT GTTGTTGACGGGGAAAGAGGTAATGAGTACAGAAGACAATTGTTACCTTCCTATAAAGCAAAAAGAAGGAAATATGGGCATCAGTTTCCAGGTGCAGGAAAATCTCCAAGGAGTACGGTTGAAACGTCACATCGACTCATCTTGGATGTTCTTCACAACTGCAATGTTCCT GTAGTTAAGATTGAATCACATGAAGCAGACGATGTTATAGCCACACTTGTTGAACAAGTTCTACAAAGGGGACACCGAGTCGTCGTTGCCTCTCCTGACAAAGACTTCAAACAGCTGATATCTGATGATGTTCAAATTGTCATGCCAGTACCAGAGTTTAATAGATGGTCTTTTTACACCCTAAAACACTATGTGGCACAGTACAATTGTGATCCAAGGTCTGATTTGAGCCTCA GGTGTATACTGGGTGATGAGGTTGATGGTGTTCCTGGAATCCAGCATGTTGTTCCTGGTTTTGGTCGAAAGACTGCTTTGAAGCTTTTGAAAAAGCACGGCACACTGGAGAATTTGCTTAATGCTGCTGCAGTAAGATCGGTGGGGAAGCAGTATGCACAAGATGCCCTTATAAAGTATGCTGATTACCTGCGCAGAAATTATGAAGTTCTTTCTCTGAAGAG GGATGTCCGTATCCATATTGAGGAGCAATGGCTTGATGAGAGAGATGCACGTAATGACTCACTAGTTTTATCCAACTTCATCACTTCGCTGAAAGAGAGTCGGAATCTTAATTTGCAAAACAGCTCTCATTCCAATGGTTGA